A single genomic interval of Armigeres subalbatus isolate Guangzhou_Male chromosome 1, GZ_Asu_2, whole genome shotgun sequence harbors:
- the LOC134223772 gene encoding E3 ubiquitin-protein transferase MAEA isoform X1, whose amino-acid sequence MAEIRAMEHPTLKVPYEILNKKFRNTQKTLDRELNQFQNITTELDKGLAEGSAESVSLLLGGVVERLQVMKRKSGESISEELSAGLVCKRRLEHLKQNVAPASDSTTLELQAAATNQWKKIRLDRMIVEHFLRLGYYDTAERLANRSGIRDLTNLDIFQIAREVERDLANRSTAKCINWCNDNKSKLKKIISNIEFQLRVQEFVELIREDKRKMAVIHSRKFFPAFEHEQLNEIQKYSALLVYPVNTEIEPYKTLFDPQRWDDLVVHFRLENYRLFQLPSQPMLSVAVQAGISALKTPQCYSSTSKNMNCPVCQKSVNEIAENLPFSHCAQSRLICRITGKPLNEHNIPMMLPNGQIFGQQAIDQMRQDNDTIVCPKTNDKFRSPKLEKVFFM is encoded by the exons GTGCCATACGAAATACTTAATAAAAAGTTTCGCAACACACAGAAAACGCTCGACAGAGAGCTCAACCAGTTCCAGAACATCACCACAGAGCTCGATAAAGGTCTTGCGGAAGGGTCAGCTGAGTCCGTGTCCCTTCTGCTGGGCGGCGTGGTAGAGCGTCTGCAAGTTATGAAACGTAAATCCGGAGAAAGCATCTCGGAAGAACTTTCGGCCGGTTTAGTATGCAAGCGCCGACTCGAGCACCTGAAACAGAACGTGGCCCCAGCGAGCGATAGCACCACTCTGGAGCTGCAAGCAGCAGCTACCAACCAGTGGAAAAAGATCCGCCTCGATCGAATGATTGTGGAGCACTTTCTTCGGTTAGGATACTACGACACAGCCGAACGGTTAGCCAATCGCAGTGGCATCCGAGACCTCACCAATTTGGACATTTTTCAAATCGCCCGCGAGGTCGAACGCGATTTGGCCAATCGCAGCACGGCCAAGTGCATCAACTGGTGCAACGATAACAAATCGAAGTTGAAAAAGATCATCTCCAACATTGAGTTTCAGCTTCGCGTACAGGAATTCGTCGAATTGATCCGCGAAGACAAACGCAAGATGGCGGTTATACATTCGCGGAAATTTTTCCCCGCCTTCGAGCACGAACAGCTGaacgaaattcaaaaatattccgCCTTGCTGGTGTACCCCGTCAACACCGAAATCGAACCGTACAAAACCCTGTTCGATCCGCAGCGCTGGGACGATCTGGTAGTGCACTTCCGACTGGAGAACTACAGACTGTTCCAGCTCCCGTCGCAGCCGATGCTGAGCGTGGCCGTGCAGGCTGGTATTTCGGCCCTCAAGACACCGCAGTGCTACTCGTCcacgtcgaagaacatgaactGCCCGGTGTGCCAGAAAAGTGTGAATGAAATTGCCGAGAACCTGCCGTTTTCACACTGCGCCCAGAGTCGGTTAATTTGCAG AATAACTGGCAAACCATTGAATGAACACAACATCCCCATGATGCTGCCAAACGGGCAGATCTTCGGTCAACAGGCGATAGATCAGATGCGTCAGGACAACGATACCATCGTGTGTCCCAAAACGAATGATAAGTTCCGCTCGCCGAAGCTCGAGAAAGTTTTCTTTATGTAG
- the LOC134223772 gene encoding E3 ubiquitin-protein transferase MAEA isoform X2 has protein sequence MAEIRAMEHPTLKVPYEILNKKFRNTQKTLDRELNQFQNITTELDKGLAEGSAESVSLLLGGVVERLQVMKRKSGESISEELSAGLVCKRRLEHLKQNVAPASDSTTLELQAAATNQWKKIRLDRMIVEHFLRLGYYDTAERLANRSGIRDLTNLDIFQIAREVERDLANRSTAKCINWCNDNKSKLKKIISNIEFQLRVQEFVELIREDKRKMAVIHSRKFFPAFEHEQLNEIQKYSALLVYPVNTEIEPYKTLFDPQRWDDLVVHFRLENYRLFQLPSQPMLSVAVQAGISALKTPQCYSSTSKNMNCPVCQKSVNEIAENLPFSHCAQSRLICRITGKPLNEHNLPMMLPNGQIFCQQAIDQMRQDNDTIVCPITNEKFRSPKLEKVFFM, from the exons GTGCCATACGAAATACTTAATAAAAAGTTTCGCAACACACAGAAAACGCTCGACAGAGAGCTCAACCAGTTCCAGAACATCACCACAGAGCTCGATAAAGGTCTTGCGGAAGGGTCAGCTGAGTCCGTGTCCCTTCTGCTGGGCGGCGTGGTAGAGCGTCTGCAAGTTATGAAACGTAAATCCGGAGAAAGCATCTCGGAAGAACTTTCGGCCGGTTTAGTATGCAAGCGCCGACTCGAGCACCTGAAACAGAACGTGGCCCCAGCGAGCGATAGCACCACTCTGGAGCTGCAAGCAGCAGCTACCAACCAGTGGAAAAAGATCCGCCTCGATCGAATGATTGTGGAGCACTTTCTTCGGTTAGGATACTACGACACAGCCGAACGGTTAGCCAATCGCAGTGGCATCCGAGACCTCACCAATTTGGACATTTTTCAAATCGCCCGCGAGGTCGAACGCGATTTGGCCAATCGCAGCACGGCCAAGTGCATCAACTGGTGCAACGATAACAAATCGAAGTTGAAAAAGATCATCTCCAACATTGAGTTTCAGCTTCGCGTACAGGAATTCGTCGAATTGATCCGCGAAGACAAACGCAAGATGGCGGTTATACATTCGCGGAAATTTTTCCCCGCCTTCGAGCACGAACAGCTGaacgaaattcaaaaatattccgCCTTGCTGGTGTACCCCGTCAACACCGAAATCGAACCGTACAAAACCCTGTTCGATCCGCAGCGCTGGGACGATCTGGTAGTGCACTTCCGACTGGAGAACTACAGACTGTTCCAGCTCCCGTCGCAGCCGATGCTGAGCGTGGCCGTGCAGGCTGGTATTTCGGCCCTCAAGACACCGCAGTGCTACTCGTCcacgtcgaagaacatgaactGCCCGGTGTGCCAGAAAAGTGTGAATGAAATTGCCGAGAACCTGCCGTTTTCACACTGCGCCCAGAGTCGGTTAATTTGCAG AATAACTGGCAAACCATTGAATGAACACAACCTACCCATGATGCTGCCGAACGGGCAGATCTTCTGCCAACAGGCGATAGATCAGATGCGACAGGACAACGATACCATCGTGTGCCCCATAACGAATGAAAAGTTCCGCTCGCCAAAGCTCGAGAAAGTGTTTTTCATGTAG